A window of Ipomoea triloba cultivar NCNSP0323 chromosome 2, ASM357664v1 contains these coding sequences:
- the LOC116009885 gene encoding uncharacterized protein LOC116009885 translates to MASSFSTSLSNSAVSSVAQAPTLQPKEEQEEVTSVTAKEELEGKVKVMEEFDRKPVKKSPIEILEEAQNEKFKRYEAEYTQHLMSKYFSDKTIFGGNIFDVKMTIDGEPIKVSRFPGYLSYADPANFQDESSSSSSNSAVETPTCSANGNLPSKNGN, encoded by the exons ATGGCGTCTTCATTTTCCACTTCTCTTTCCAACTCTGCCGTGTCCTCTGTTGCTCAAGCTCCTACTCTGCAACCTAAAGAAGAGCAG GAGGAGGTTACGAGTGTTACTGCTAAGGAAGAGCTGGAGGGGAAGGTCAAGGTGATGGAAGAGTTTGACAGGAAACCGGTGAAAAAAAGCCCTATTGA GATCTTGGAAGAGGCACAGAATGAGAAATTCAAGAGATACGAAGCTGAATACACTCAACATTTAATGTCCAAGTACTTTTCAGACAAGACTATCTTCGGAG GAAACATCTTTGATGTCAAAATGACTATAGATGGAGAGCCAATAAAAGTGAGCAG GTTTCCCGGGTACCTGTCTTACGCAGATCCAGCTAATTTTCAGGACGAGAGCAGTAGCAGCTCCTCAAATTCTGCTGTGGAAACTCCAACCTGCAGCGCCAATGGGAACCTGCCTTCTAAGAATGGGAACTAA
- the LOC116009884 gene encoding E3 ubiquitin-protein ligase CIP8-like produces the protein MADVSISLLQLLNDDNDDFRRHDVVEDLNSLPYWSHDFDAFDVFASADLSDFQPSDLRPQISTVGRSPVDQSLNGDALEREYMDFLDRENQVNFVMDLFHQRVEQSPSPLEVIMDPNLVEPDPGFVEEMGPGELELDLVQGLGLRGEEITGNGENSGFVVENCDGEEHFMSALRALDVRSDSDSDENANSGLSFNAVVVDDDIIYENESDLRWESFGAEEEHREVNEEDLEWEEVDERGEILGMFLDAQEERVVLGNLEWEVLLNDHHNLDPNPEFQDQDQDEEYNYAAEYEVLFAQFNDAEIAASITTSRPPASKSVIKNLPTVILNKEDDDDDSEKAAVCAVCKDEMRGGEKARQLPCTHKYHDQCILPWLRIRNTCPVCRHELPTDDPEYEERRRTQRV, from the coding sequence ATGGCTGACGTCTCTATTTCATTGCTTCAACTCCTCAACGACGACAACGATGACTTCCGCCGACACGACGTCGTTGAAGACCTCAACTCTCTTCCTTACTGGTCTCACGATTTCGATGCCTTCGACGTCTTCGCCTCCGCGGATCTCTCCGATTTCCAACCCTCCGACCTGCGGCCCCAAATATCCACCGTCGGTCGGAGTCCGGTGGATCAATCGTTGAATGGCGACGCTTTGGAGCGAGAATACATGGACTTTCTCGACCGCGAGAACCAGGTTAATTTCGTCATGGACCTCTTCCACCAACGCGTCGAGCAATCGCCGTCGCCGTTGGAGGTAATTATGGACCCTAATTTAGTGGAGCCGGACCCGGGCTTCGTCGAAGAAATGGGGCCAGGTGAATTGGAGCTGGATCTTGTGCAAGGGTTAGGTCTTCGAGGGGAAGAAATCACCGGAAACGGTGAGAATTCTGGCTTTGTCGTGGAAAATTGCGACGGAGAAGAGCACTTTATGAGTGCGCTTAGGGCTCTTGATGTTAGGTCGGACTCGGATTCGGATGAAAATGCAAATTCGGGGCTGAGTTTCAATGCAGTGGTGGTGGATGATGATATCATTTATGAAAACGAGAGTGATCTTCGTTGGGAATCATTTGGAGCGGAGGAGGAACATAGGGAGGTTAATGAGGAGGATTTGGAATGGGAAGAAGTGGATGAAAGGGGGGAGATTCTGGGCATGTTTCTGGATGCCCAAGAGGAGAGAGTTGTATTAGGGAATTTGGAGTGGGAGGTTCTGTTGAACGATCACCATAACTTGGATCCAAATCCAGaatttcaagatcaagatcAAGATGAAGAGTACAATTACGCTGCAGAATATGAGGTGTTGTTTGCACAATTCAATGACGCAGAGATTGCTGCTTCAATCACCACTAGCAGGCCACCAGCTTCCAAAAGTGTCATCAAGAACCTGCCAACAGTGATTTTGAacaaagaagatgatgatgatgattctgAGAAGGCTGCTGTGTGTGCAGTGTGTAAGGATGAAATGAGAGGCGGGGAGAAGGCGAGGCAGCTGCCTTGCACGCACAAATATCACGACCAATGTATCCTCCCATGGCTCAGAATTAGAAACACCTGCCCAGTCTGCCGCCATGAATTGCCCACCGATGACCCTGAATATGAAGAAAGGAGGAGAACACAAAGAGTTTGA
- the LOC116009814 gene encoding WD repeat and HMG-box DNA-binding protein 1, producing MKIRSIKLREAHKNSSGDASVCSILWDQSGDHIVTASSSDSSICIHDAIFAATPPKVLRNHRDGVTALALSSNSTCLASGSVDHSVKLYKFPSGEFETNITRFTLPLRALAFNKLGTMLAAAGDDEGIKLINTIDGSVARVLKGHRGSVTGIAFDPKSEYLASVDSRGTVIHWELQSGRIIHTLKDIAPVTRLGDAFINMLSWSPDGELLAVPGLKNDVVMYDRDTAEMLFSLRGDHVQPICYLSWSPNGKYMATSGLDKQVLIWDVDKKQDIDRQKFDNMICCMAWKPQGNTLAVIDAMGKFGLWESAVPSSMKSPTEDVPSWGSKGSNGLLLFDEEEEPSAAGSLSDPGEDSHDESDLPSRKRLRKQSICDDDWEDFNELDSFAKLESRKKPAHGHQASLDRKKAELKSTAVSTGLKMQEAFQPGATPVQPGKRRFLCYSMLGSITTMEHEGYSHIEIDFHDTSSGPRVPAMTDYFGFTMSALNENGCAFANPCKGEKNMSTLMYRPFSSWANNSEWSMRFEEEEVRAVALGNAWVAAITSLNFLRIFSDSGLQRYILSLDGPVVTAAGFKDELAVVTHASPSLPSNEQVLEFRVFNIRNGTQPLRGRLPLTPGSSLTWFGFSEEGHLSSFDSKGVLRVFINQFGGNWLPLFSESKLKKPEEKYWVVGLNASKLFCVVCKSPDSFPQATPKPVLTLLDLSFPLASSDLGAENLENEFILNNMHLCRVQKAIEEKIAVGQDSTLLDDEAFNLETALDRCILRLIASCCNGDKLERATELVKLLSLEKSVKGAIKLVTALKLPNLAERFSTILEERLSNEAMASSVVAESNLNYSSFRANAVSNITPESSKTLHILSTTPSSSTRKAGLPEQPAQARAIPSAKAGEVRISTEDSKTRAIPSAKAGEVRISTEDLKSHKKVNDGEKVEKMKVKNEGVDGMKPVRPSNPFAKSSNTQHTPSLFDSLKKMNGESTSKK from the exons ATGAAGATTCGCTCCATTAAGCTTCGGGAAGCCCACAAGAACAGCAGCGGCGACGCCTCCGTATGCTCCATTTTGTGGGACCAGAGCGGCGACCACATCGTCACAGCCTCCTCTTCCGATTCCTCGATTTGCATTCACGATGCCATTTTTGCCGCCACTCCGCCCAAAGTTCTGAGAAATCACAGAGATGGTGTCACCGCTCTGGCTCTCAGCTCTAATTCCACCTGCCTCGCCTCCGGCTCCGTTGACCATTCCGTCAAACTCTACAAATTCCCAA GTGGAGAGTTTGAGACAAACATTACTAGATTTACATTGCCGTTAAGGGCACTTGCTTTCAACAAATTGGGTACTATGTTAGCAGCTGCTGGTGATGATGAGGGCATTAAACTCATAAATACTATTGATGGTTCAGTTGCAAGAGTTCTTAAAGGGCATCGAGGGTCTGTCACTGGCATAGCTTTTGATCCTAAAAGTGAATATCTGGCTTCAGTTGATTCCAGAGGGACTGTCATACATTGGGAACTTCAGTCAGGAAGAATAATTCATACCCTAAAAGACATAGCTCCTGTCACACGTTTGGGCGATGCTTTCATAAATATGCTTAGCTGGAGTCCTGATGGAGAGCTACTAGCTGTCCCTGGTTTGAAGAATGATGTGGTGATGTATGATAGGGACACTGCTGAAATGCTGTTTTCACTGCGAGGTGATCACGTGCAGCCTATTTGCTATTTATCATGGTCACCTAATGGAAAGTACATGGCTACTTCTGGGTTAGATAAGCAGGTTTTGATATGGGATGTTGATAAGAAACAAGATATTGATAGGCAGAAATTTGACAATATGATATGTTGTATGGCATGGAAGCCACAGGGAAATACTTTGGCGGTCATTGATGCTATGGGGAAATTTGGTTTATGGGAATCAGCTGTGCCTTCATCAATGAAATCTCCCACTGAAGATGTTCCTAGCTGGGGATCAAAGGGTAGTAATGGATTACTTCTgtttgatgaagaagaagaacccAGTGCAGCTGGTAGTTTGAGTGATCCTGGGGAAGATAGCCATGATGAATCTGATCTGCCTAGCCGAAAAAGATTACGGAAACAGTCTATTTGTGATGATGACTGGGAAGATTTTAATGAGTTGGATTCATTTGCAAAACTTGAATCTCGCAAAAAGCCTGCTCATGGTCACCAAGCTAGCTTGGATAGGAAGAAAGCTGAATTAAAAAGCACTGCCGTATCAACCGGCCTGAAAATGCAGGAAGCTTTTCAGCCAGGAGCTACTCCTGTGCAACCTGGAAAGAGGCGCTTTCTCTGTTACAGTATGCTTGGTAGTATAACCACTATGGAGCATGAAGGATATTCTCATATAGAG ATAGATTTTCATGATACAAGTAGTGGCCCACGAGTTCCTGCTATGACTgattactttggctttaccATGTCTGCTTTAAATGAAAATGGATGTGCATTTGCAAATCCGTGCAAGGGTGAGAAGAACATGAGCACGCTTATGTATCGTCCATTCAGTAGCTGGGCTAATAACAGTGAG TGGTCCATGagatttgaagaagaagaagtgagGGCTGTGGCACTTGGAAATGCATGGGTAGCTGCCATTACAAGTCTTAATTTTCTTCGCATCTTTTCTGACAGCGGTTTGCAG AGATATATTCTCTCTCTTGATGGACCAGTAGTTACTGCAGCAGGATTCAAGGATGAACTTGCAGTTGTCACGCATGCCTCTCCTTCTCTTCCCTCTAATGAGCAG GTTCTTGAATTTAGGGTTTTCAATATTCGCAATGGTACACAACCTCTACGAGGGAGACTCCCATTGACTCCCGGTTCCTCTTTAACATGGTTTGGATTCAGCGAGGAAGGCCATCTAAGTTCTTTTGATTCTAAG GGTGTGTTGAGGGTCTTCATAAATCAATTTGGAGGCAATTGGCTTCCTCTCTTCAG TGAAAGTAAACTGAAGAAGCCAGAAGAGAAATATTGGGTTGTTGGATTAAATGCAAGCAAGTTGTTTTGTGTTGTTTGTAAGTCCCCTGATTCTTTCCCACAG GCCACTCCTAAACCAGTCCTCACTTTATTAGATCTTTCCTTTCCTCTTGCTTCCTCTGATCTCGGAGCAGAAAATCTGGAGAATGAATTCATATTGAATAACATGCATCTATGCAGG GTTCAGAAAGCAATCGAGGAAAAGATAGCGGTTGGGCAGGACAGCACGTTGCTTGATGACGAGGCATTCAACCTTGAAACCGCTCTTGATCGATGCATCTTGAGGCTCATTGCATCCTGCTGCAATG GTGACAAGCTGGAGAGAGCAACTGAACTAGTCAAACTTCTTTCACTGGAAAAATCAGTGAAAGGGGCAATAAAGCTTGTTACAGCCCTGAAGCTACCAAACTTGGCAGAACGCTTCAGCACCATATTGGAG GAACGTTTAAGCAACGAAGCAATGGCGAGCAGCGTTGTAGCTGAGTCAAACCTGAACTACTCTTCCTTCAGAGCCAATGCTGTGTCCAATATTACACCAGAAAGCAGTAAAACACTGCACATTTTATCAACAACCCCTTCCTCCTCTACAAGGAAGGCGGGATTGCCAGAGCAACCTGCACAAGCCCGAGCTATTCCATCAGCCAAGGCGGGAGAGGTGAGAATCAGCACAGAAGATTCAAAGACCCGAGCTATTCCATCAGCAAAGGCAGGAGAGGTGAGAATCAGCACAGAAGATTTAAAGAGCCATAAGAAGGTTAATGATGGAGAGAAGGTGGAAAAGATGAAGGTTAAAAATGAGGGAGTTGATGGAATGAAGCCGGTTCGCCCTTCTAATCCCTTTGCCAAGTCATCAAACACCCAACATACTCCATCCTTGTTTGACTCCCTCAAGAAGATGAATGGTGAGAGCACAAGTAAAAAGTAG